In Dama dama isolate Ldn47 chromosome 9, ASM3311817v1, whole genome shotgun sequence, the following proteins share a genomic window:
- the LOC133061201 gene encoding olfactory receptor 10H1-like, whose amino-acid sequence MQGANFSAVTEFILISFSTFPHLQLMFFLLFLLMYLFTLLGNLLIMATVWKEHSLHTPMYLFLCALSISEVFYTFAIIPRMLADLLSTQHSIPFKACASQMFFSFTFGFTHSFLLTVMGYDRYVAICHPLRYNVLMSPRGCACLVAWSWAGGSVMGLVVTTAVFQLTFCGSNVIHHFFCHVPPLMKLACGNVSTVAKGVGLVCITALLGCCLLILLSYAFIVATILRIPSAEGRHKAFSTCASHLTVVVVHYGFASVIYLKPKGPQSLEGDTLMGITYTVLTPFLSPIVFSLRNKELKEAVKKAFLSKLFLHSS is encoded by the coding sequence ATGCAGGGAGCCAACTTCTCAGCAGTGACTGAATTCATCCTCATCAGCTTCTCCACCTTCCCCCACCTTCAGCTGATGTTCTTTCTGCTCTTCCTGCTGATGTACCTGTTCACGCTGCTGGGGAACCTGCTCATCATGGCCACCGTCTGGAAGGAGCAcagcctccacacccccatgtacctCTTCCTGTGTGCCCTCTCCATCTCTGAGGTCTTCTACACCTTCGCCATCATCCCGCGCATGCTGGCAGACCTGCTCTCCACCCAACACTCCATCCCTTTCAAGGCCTGTGCCAGCCAGATGTTCTTCTCCTTCACATTTGGCTTCACCCACTCCTTCCTGCTCACCGTCATGGGCTAcgaccgctacgtggccatctgccaccccctGCGCTACAACGTGCTCATGAGCCCCAGAGGCTGCGCCTGCTTGGTGGCCTGGTCCTGGGCTGGAGGCTCAGTCATGGGGTTGGTGGTGACAACAGCCGTTTTCCAACTCACCTTCTGTGGGTCTAATGTGATCCACCATTTCTTCTGCCATGTGCCGCCTCTCATGAAGTTGGCCTGTGGGAACGTTTCCACTGTGGCCAAGGGCGTGGGCCTGGTGTGTATCACCGCCCTGCTGGGCTGCTGTCTCCTCATCCTCTTGTCTTACGCCTTCATCGTGGCCACCATCTTGAGGATACCTTCAGCCGAGGGCCGGCACAAAGCCTTCTCCACGTGCGCGTCTCACCTCACCGTGGTGGTCGTGCACTACGGCTTTGCCTCTGTCATCTACCTCAAGCCCAAGGGGCCCCAGTCTCTGGAAGGAGACACGCTGATGGGCATCACCTACACGGTCCTCACTCCCTTCCTGAGCCCCATCGTCTTCAGCCTCAGGAACAAGGAGCTGAAGGAAGCCGtgaagaaggccttcctcagcaagctctttctccatagctcctgA